The following proteins are co-located in the Spea bombifrons isolate aSpeBom1 chromosome 3, aSpeBom1.2.pri, whole genome shotgun sequence genome:
- the LOC128484225 gene encoding DNA (cytosine-5)-methyltransferase 3A-like, with protein MSSNETTHRKKTFVGSEPDAPETLLPPGETLLCEVMQKFRSIKDFCISCGSLRGPLEHPLFYGGMCQRCMRWFVEWGYQLDDDGYQSYCSVCCSGEEVLMCGNASCWRCFCVECVELFVGPGAAQAAIKEDPWICYMCDRRGSHGLLRRRDDWPSRLREILSNSHDQEFDPPKLYLPLPARARKPIRVLSLFDGIATGLLVLKNLRIQVERYVASEVCEDAIAVGTVQHPGEITYVGNVQHITRKQIQEWGPFDLLIGGSPCNDLSIVNPARKGIYAGTGSLFFDFPRLLREAQPKADDDRPFFWLFENVVAMDSSFKAVISQHLESNPVLIDAGEVSAARRARYFWGNLPGMNRPLVSTANDKLELQACLEHGRVAKFSKVRTITTRSNSIKQGKDQQYPVYSNDKEDLLWCTEMERVFGFPAHYTDVSNMTRPARQRLLGRSWSVPVIRHLFAPLKEYFASM; from the exons AGACGCTGCTCTGTGAAGTGATGCAGAAGTTCAGGAGTATTAAAG ATTTCTGTATATCCTGCGGAAGTTTGAGGGGCCCCCTGGAGCACCCCTTGTTTTACGGTGGGATGTGCCAGCGATGCATG AGATGGTTCGTGGAGTGGGGCTACCAGCTGGACGACGATGGCTACCAGTCATACTGCAGTGTCTGCTGCTCCGGGGAGGAGGTGCTCATGTGTGGGAATGCCAGCTGCTGGAG GTGTTTCTGCGTGGAATGCGTGGAGCTGTTCGTGGGCCCCGGCGCGGCTCAGGCGGCCATTAAAGAGGATCCCTGGATCTGCTACATGTGTGACCGCAGGGGATCCCACGGGCTGCTCAGACGCAGGGATGACTGGCCCTCTCGCCTGCGGGAGATACTGTCTAATAGCCACGACCAGGAGTTT GACCCGCCGAAGCTCTACCTGCCTCTACCAGCCCGGGCGAGGAAGCCGATCCGTGTCCTGTCGTTATTCGATGGCATTGCCACAG GTCTGCTGGTGTTAAAAAACCTCAGGATTCAGGTGGAGCGATACGTGGCGTCAGAGGTCTGCGAGGACGCCATCGCGGTGGGGACAGTGCAACACCCGGGCGAGATAACATACGTGGGGAACGTACAACATATCACAAGGAAACAG ATTCAGGAATGGGGGCCTTTCGATCTGCTAATCGGGGGGAGTCCGTGTAACGACCTGTCAATCGTCAACCCGGCTCGCAAAGGGATTTACG CCGGCACCGGAAGCCTCTTTTTTGATTTCCCTCGTCTTCTTCGCGAAGCTCAGCCCAAGGCGGATGACGACCGCCCGTTCTTCTGGCTTTTTGAAAATGTCGTGGCCATGGACAGCAGCTTCAAGGCGGTGATCTCCCAGCATCTGGAG TCGAACCCGGTGCTGATCGACGCCGGCGAAGTGTCAGCCGCCCGCAGGGCCCGTTACTTCTGGGGTAACCTTCCCGGTATGAACAG GCCGCTGGTTTCCACAGCAAACGATAAGCTGGAGCTGCAGGCCTGTCTGGAGCACGGCCGCGTAGCCAAG TTCAGCAAAGTCCGCACCATCACCACGCGGTCCAACTCCATCAAGCAGGGCAAAGACCAGCAATACCCGGTCTACAGCAACGACAAGGAGGACCTCCTGTGGTGCACGGAGATGGAGAG GGTCTTCGGCTTCCCGGCCCATTACACGGACGTCTCGAACATGACCCGGCCGGCGCGCCAGAGGCTTTTGGGGCGATCGTGGAGCGTCCCCGTTATCCGTCACCTTTTTGCCCCCCTGAAGGAGTATTTCGCTAGCATGTGA